One Pectobacterium colocasium DNA segment encodes these proteins:
- a CDS encoding RNA ligase RtcB family protein, whose product MGNAIRSISARVSVIATENTWIEDKAIQQLHITSQLPDMVRVAGMPDLHPGRGYPIGAAFFSQQRFYPALVGNDIGCGMALWRTGLNANKISLDKLEKRLGNIDGPQEDDIEIPPSLADFRYSLGTIGGGNHFAELQQLDEIYQPDALHALHIDPKQLLLLVHSGSRGLGQTILEAHVREFGHQGLEANTPAAQAYLEQHQFALTFATNNRRLIAQRMLDRWHTEGDAALDVNHNLVTPTTIEGISGWLHRKGATPADCGPVIIPGSRGDYSYLVQPIPHADSLYSLAHGAGRKWMRTECKDRLSSRYSVQQLARTRFGSRVICQDRQLIFQEAPEAYKPIDSVIGAMQQAGLITLIARLKPVLTYKTRGEDK is encoded by the coding sequence ATGGGCAATGCTATTCGCTCTATTTCGGCGCGCGTCAGTGTGATCGCGACTGAAAATACCTGGATTGAAGATAAAGCAATCCAACAGCTTCACATTACATCACAACTTCCCGATATGGTTCGCGTGGCCGGTATGCCAGATTTGCATCCGGGACGCGGCTACCCTATTGGCGCCGCCTTTTTCTCACAACAGCGCTTCTATCCGGCGCTGGTTGGCAACGATATCGGCTGCGGCATGGCGCTATGGCGCACTGGCCTTAATGCCAACAAGATTTCGTTGGATAAGCTGGAAAAGCGGCTTGGTAATATCGATGGTCCACAGGAAGACGATATCGAAATTCCCCCATCGCTGGCGGATTTCCGCTATTCGCTGGGCACCATCGGCGGCGGTAACCACTTTGCGGAATTACAGCAGCTTGATGAAATCTATCAGCCAGATGCGCTGCACGCTCTGCACATCGATCCTAAACAACTGTTGTTGCTCGTTCACAGCGGCTCGCGAGGATTAGGGCAAACCATACTGGAAGCCCACGTGCGAGAATTCGGCCATCAGGGGCTTGAAGCCAACACGCCTGCCGCACAAGCCTATCTGGAACAGCACCAGTTCGCGCTGACGTTTGCCACCAATAATCGGCGGCTGATCGCACAGCGGATGCTGGATCGCTGGCATACGGAAGGCGATGCCGCACTGGACGTGAACCACAATCTGGTGACACCGACAACGATTGAAGGCATTTCCGGCTGGCTGCACCGCAAAGGCGCAACGCCTGCCGACTGCGGCCCGGTCATCATTCCCGGTTCTCGTGGCGACTACAGCTATCTTGTGCAACCCATTCCTCACGCAGACAGCCTGTATTCGCTGGCGCATGGCGCAGGCAGAAAATGGATGCGCACGGAGTGTAAAGATCGGCTGTCTTCACGTTACAGCGTTCAGCAACTGGCGCGAACCCGCTTCGGCAGCCGCGTGATTTGTCAGGACAGGCAGCTGATTTTTCAGGAAGCGCCCGAGGCCTATAAACCGATAGACAGCGTGATCGGCGCGATGCAGCAGGCGGGATTAATCACGTTGATTGCGCGCCTGAAACCGGTTCTCACTTACAAAACGCGCGGGGAGGATAAATGA
- the prfH gene encoding peptide chain release factor H: MILLQLSAAQGPEECMLATAKALQALAQDAARQGIECDIIETEAGKRAGTLRSALVLLNGDQAESLAASWCGTLQWTCNSPWRKGGGRKNWFIGVARFHQEQAFADNEIRFETTKSSGPGGQHVNKTESAVRATHVASGITVKVQSERSQHANKRLACYLIAYRLEALQQQQHAELRAQRRLFHHQIERGNPVKVFKGEDFTLVTPR; this comes from the coding sequence ATGATATTACTTCAGCTCTCCGCCGCGCAGGGACCGGAGGAATGCATGCTGGCAACGGCAAAAGCGTTGCAGGCTCTGGCACAGGATGCAGCACGGCAAGGTATCGAATGTGACATCATCGAAACCGAAGCAGGAAAACGCGCCGGTACGCTGCGTTCCGCACTGGTGCTGCTAAACGGTGACCAAGCGGAATCGCTGGCTGCTAGTTGGTGCGGCACGCTTCAGTGGACCTGCAATAGCCCCTGGCGTAAAGGTGGCGGACGCAAGAACTGGTTTATCGGCGTCGCGCGCTTTCATCAGGAACAGGCGTTTGCCGATAACGAGATTCGTTTTGAAACCACGAAATCCTCCGGCCCCGGCGGACAGCATGTGAATAAAACCGAATCTGCCGTTCGCGCCACCCATGTCGCCAGCGGCATCACGGTGAAAGTGCAGAGTGAACGCAGCCAGCACGCAAACAAGCGTCTGGCCTGTTATCTCATCGCCTATCGTCTGGAAGCGTTACAGCAACAGCAGCATGCTGAACTACGGGCACAGCGGCGTCTGTTCCACCATCAGATCGAACGCGGCAATCCGGTAAAAGTCTTCAAAGGCGAAGATTTCACGCTGGTCACGCCGCGCTAA
- a CDS encoding YdgH/BhsA/McbA-like domain containing protein, translated as MRKPASWKKMGTISVSMRGNADDVDRALQQKADASGVMPIV; from the coding sequence ATGCGCAAACCAGCCAGTTGGAAAAAAATGGGGACGATTTCGGTGAGCATGCGCGGAAACGCAGATGATGTAGATCGCGCCCTTCAACAAAAAGCCGATGCCTCCGGTGTGATGCCGATCGTTTAA
- a CDS encoding DUF350 domain-containing protein: MPIVTSLLAFASYFFIGFAMVLAFLFIYTRVTPHDEWALIKENNGTAAIGFGGALIGYVIPLSSAAINSVSLVDYITWGVVALVVQLLIYFAVRLYMPRLSQHIQNNDMASGAFLCAASLSGGILNAACMSY, translated from the coding sequence ATGCCTATTGTTACGTCGCTACTCGCTTTCGCGTCCTATTTCTTTATCGGATTTGCCATGGTACTGGCCTTTCTGTTTATCTACACCCGCGTCACGCCGCATGATGAATGGGCGTTGATTAAAGAGAACAACGGTACGGCAGCCATTGGGTTTGGTGGGGCGTTAATTGGTTATGTCATCCCGCTTTCCAGTGCGGCGATTAATTCCGTGAGTCTGGTAGATTACATTACCTGGGGCGTGGTGGCGCTGGTGGTGCAATTGCTGATTTATTTCGCTGTCCGTCTGTATATGCCGCGTCTCAGCCAGCATATCCAGAATAACGATATGGCCTCTGGCGCCTTTCTCTGCGCGGCCTCGCTCAGCGGCGGGATTCTGAATGCGGCGTGTATGTCGTATTAA
- a CDS encoding methyl-accepting chemotaxis protein gives MLRWMSFQNLSVTRKLLVGFGLLLIMGVILSMVGFYGLNNSDQSLKRISRLGAMYDKTVVAREGNFGYALERKAQYLEQHDSAIGNIKEELSALLKAIDTGHWPTEDKSAIQDISASLNAYISQRQQVMSPDVSQQRLSELNDQMAGLQENINKLYFTEESRAGRNVISSDIQLGVITLIAIILGLTTAIVISRQIVRPLHQALHATRAIAEGDLTVQLHNERRDELGQLISAMGQMNNNLHSMIDKIRLSANQISYAAGEISAGNTDLSSRTTQQAAALEETAASMEQLTSTVKQNADNAHQANRLVMDASDTANQGGEQVSKAVNTMHDIAQSSHRIAEITSMINSIAFQTNILALNAAVEAARAGEQGRGFAVVASEVRNLAQRSAQAAKEIDTLIGESVSQINNGAALVNGAGKTMEGIVHSVTQVHAIMKDITTASDEQHRGISQVGQAIIEMDQNTQQNTVLVEQSSSAAQSLEQQAIVLSDAVSVFRLLQPSQHEVRRLTSAA, from the coding sequence ATGCTGCGCTGGATGTCATTTCAAAACCTGTCTGTAACGCGAAAGTTATTGGTAGGATTTGGTTTATTGCTCATCATGGGAGTGATTCTCTCCATGGTCGGCTTTTACGGATTAAACAATAGCGATCAGTCGTTAAAACGCATCAGTCGTCTTGGCGCTATGTATGACAAAACCGTTGTCGCGCGGGAAGGCAACTTTGGTTATGCGTTGGAGCGTAAAGCGCAGTATCTCGAACAGCACGATAGTGCGATCGGTAACATTAAGGAAGAACTCTCAGCACTGCTGAAAGCGATCGACACCGGTCATTGGCCAACGGAAGATAAAAGCGCAATTCAGGATATCAGCGCATCCCTCAACGCCTATATTTCACAGCGCCAGCAGGTTATGAGCCCGGATGTCAGCCAACAGCGGCTCAGTGAATTAAACGATCAAATGGCGGGGTTGCAGGAAAACATCAATAAGCTTTACTTCACGGAAGAGAGCCGCGCGGGCCGTAACGTTATTAGCAGCGATATACAGCTGGGCGTGATCACACTTATCGCCATCATACTCGGTCTGACCACAGCCATCGTTATCTCACGACAGATTGTACGCCCGCTACATCAGGCGCTACACGCCACCCGCGCGATTGCGGAAGGCGACCTTACCGTACAGCTTCACAACGAACGCCGCGATGAGCTGGGCCAGCTGATTTCAGCCATGGGGCAGATGAACAACAACTTGCACAGCATGATTGATAAAATTCGCCTCAGCGCAAACCAGATTTCCTATGCTGCTGGGGAAATTTCTGCCGGTAACACCGACCTCTCTTCTCGCACAACGCAACAAGCTGCCGCACTTGAAGAAACCGCTGCCAGTATGGAACAGCTGACGTCAACGGTGAAACAGAATGCCGATAACGCCCATCAGGCCAACCGACTGGTTATGGATGCTTCTGACACCGCAAATCAAGGGGGAGAGCAGGTTTCTAAAGCCGTCAACACCATGCACGATATTGCGCAAAGCTCACATCGCATCGCTGAAATTACCTCAATGATCAACAGCATCGCGTTTCAAACCAATATTCTGGCGCTCAATGCTGCGGTAGAGGCGGCAAGAGCCGGTGAGCAAGGCCGTGGTTTCGCCGTTGTCGCCAGCGAAGTACGTAATCTGGCACAGCGCAGCGCGCAGGCGGCCAAAGAGATCGATACGCTCATTGGTGAGTCGGTTTCGCAGATTAATAACGGCGCGGCGCTCGTTAACGGTGCGGGGAAAACGATGGAAGGGATTGTCCATTCAGTGACGCAAGTCCACGCCATCATGAAAGACATTACTACCGCGTCTGACGAGCAGCATCGCGGTATTTCTCAGGTCGGTCAGGCCATTATAGAAATGGATCAGAACACGCAGCAAAACACCGTGCTGGTGGAGCAATCCTCTTCTGCCGCTCAGTCGCTGGAACAGCAGGCGATCGTACTTTCTGATGCAGTGTCTGTTTTCCGGCTTTTACAGCCTTCGCAACACGAGGTTCGCAGACTGACATCTGCTGCATAA
- the rlmB gene encoding 23S rRNA (guanosine(2251)-2'-O)-methyltransferase RlmB → MSEIIYGIHAVKALLERDPQRFLEVFVLKGRDDRRLQPVVAELEAQGIVIQVANRQWLDKQADDAVHQGIVAKVKEGRKYQENDLPALLDNLETPFLLILDGVTDPHNLGACLRNADGAGVHAVIVPRDRSAQLNATVKKVACGAAETVPVISVTNLARTMRLLQERNIWIVGTAGEADHTLYQSKLTGPLALVMGAEGEGMRRLTREHCDELISIPMAGSVSSLNVSVATGVCLFEAVRQRA, encoded by the coding sequence ATGAGCGAAATTATTTACGGTATCCATGCGGTTAAAGCACTGCTTGAGCGCGATCCACAGCGTTTTCTGGAAGTTTTTGTTCTGAAAGGGCGCGACGATCGTCGCCTTCAGCCTGTGGTTGCGGAGCTGGAAGCGCAGGGCATCGTCATTCAAGTGGCGAATCGCCAATGGCTGGATAAGCAGGCTGATGACGCGGTGCATCAGGGGATCGTAGCGAAGGTCAAAGAAGGGCGGAAATATCAGGAAAACGATCTGCCTGCGCTGTTAGACAATCTGGAAACGCCTTTCCTGCTGATATTGGATGGCGTGACCGATCCCCACAACCTGGGCGCGTGCTTGCGTAATGCGGACGGCGCCGGTGTGCATGCGGTGATCGTGCCGCGCGATCGTTCTGCGCAACTGAATGCGACAGTGAAGAAGGTTGCCTGTGGCGCGGCGGAAACCGTACCGGTTATCAGCGTGACCAATCTGGCTCGTACCATGCGCCTGTTGCAGGAACGTAATATCTGGATTGTTGGCACGGCGGGTGAAGCGGATCACACGCTGTATCAGAGCAAGCTGACCGGGCCGCTGGCGCTGGTGATGGGCGCGGAAGGGGAAGGTATGCGTCGTTTGACTCGTGAACACTGCGATGAACTGATCAGTATTCCGATGGCGGGCAGTGTGTCTTCACTGAATGTGTCGGTTGCTACTGGCGTGTGTCTGTTTGAGGCTGTTCGCCAACGGGCGTAA
- the rnr gene encoding ribonuclease R — protein sequence MSQDPFLEREAEKYESPIPSREYILAHIAKRDTPISREELAADLQLTGEEPLEALRRRLRAMERDGQLIFTRRQCYALPEKLDLLRGTVIGHRDGFGFLRVEGRKDDLYLSAEEMKRAIHGDVVLAQPLGADRKGRREGRIVRVLEPRTGQIVGRYFVDAGVGFVVPDDSRLSFDILIPKEEINGARMGFVVVVELTQRATRRTKAVGKIVEILGDNMGTGLAVDIALRTHDIPHTWPPKVEEQVKDLSEEVPEAAKKGRVDLRKLPLVTIDGEDARDFDDAVYCEKKRGGGWRLWVAIADVSYYVRPNTPLDHEARARGTSVYFPSQVVPMLPEVLSNGLCSLNPQVDRLCMVCEMTISAQGKLSSYKFYEAVMSSHARLTYTKVWNILQGDAELREHYKPLVGGLEELHHMYKVLEHAREVRGGIAFETEEAKFIFNAERRIDRVEAVVRNDAHKLIEECMILANISAARFVEKNEEPALFRVHDQPSEDHVLALRSVLGELGLTLKGGMKPQPKDYAELMNEVAERPDREMLQTMLLRSMKQAIYDPENRGHFGLALTSYGHFTSPIRRYPDLSLHRAIKYLLSNRHERWTPTGGWHSDINEMLQLGMHCSMTERRADEATRDVADWLKCDFMQDHVGEVFTGIISSVTGFGFFVRLKDLFIDGLVHVSTLDNDYYRYDNIGQRLIGESRGQVYRLGDEVEIRVEAVHMDERNIDFALISSTRKVRGEGKTARDRAKKPESREAKPARRRRSASKAPANFEPDAAFRKEGDRNAKSDKPKAKPKKNRDKAKKNAEKTRKIAAATKAKRAKKKSAE from the coding sequence ATGTCACAAGATCCATTCCTGGAACGAGAAGCAGAAAAATACGAATCCCCCATCCCCAGTCGTGAATATATTTTGGCGCACATCGCCAAGCGCGATACCCCGATTAGCCGGGAAGAATTAGCCGCCGACCTGCAATTAACCGGAGAAGAACCCCTCGAAGCGCTGCGCCGCCGTCTGCGCGCGATGGAGCGCGATGGTCAGCTGATTTTTACCCGCCGTCAGTGCTATGCGTTGCCGGAAAAACTCGATCTGCTGCGTGGTACGGTTATCGGTCACCGCGATGGCTTCGGCTTCCTACGTGTGGAAGGCCGCAAAGACGATCTGTATCTATCAGCTGAAGAGATGAAACGGGCGATTCACGGCGATGTTGTGCTGGCACAGCCGCTGGGCGCGGATCGTAAAGGACGGCGTGAAGGGCGCATTGTGCGCGTGCTGGAACCGCGTACCGGGCAAATTGTCGGCCGCTATTTTGTCGATGCGGGTGTCGGGTTCGTTGTACCGGATGACAGTCGTCTGAGCTTCGATATTCTGATCCCGAAAGAAGAAATTAATGGTGCCCGCATGGGCTTCGTTGTGGTGGTAGAGCTGACGCAACGCGCCACACGCCGCACGAAAGCGGTCGGTAAGATCGTCGAGATCCTCGGTGACAATATGGGCACAGGGCTGGCGGTGGATATCGCCCTGCGCACCCACGATATTCCGCACACCTGGCCGCCGAAAGTGGAAGAGCAGGTGAAGGATCTCTCCGAAGAGGTGCCGGAAGCGGCGAAAAAAGGCCGTGTGGATCTGCGTAAGCTGCCGTTGGTGACGATTGATGGCGAAGATGCCCGCGATTTTGATGACGCGGTGTACTGCGAGAAGAAACGCGGCGGCGGCTGGCGGCTGTGGGTTGCCATCGCGGACGTGAGCTATTACGTGCGGCCGAATACGCCACTTGACCATGAAGCGCGGGCGCGTGGCACCTCGGTGTATTTTCCGTCTCAGGTGGTTCCGATGCTGCCGGAAGTGCTGTCGAACGGCCTATGTTCGCTTAACCCGCAGGTCGATCGTCTGTGTATGGTGTGTGAAATGACCATCTCGGCGCAGGGCAAGCTGTCGTCTTACAAGTTCTATGAAGCAGTGATGAGTTCACACGCGCGTCTGACCTACACCAAGGTGTGGAACATTCTGCAAGGTGACGCCGAGCTGCGTGAGCACTACAAACCGCTGGTGGGCGGGCTGGAAGAGCTGCACCACATGTATAAGGTGCTTGAGCACGCGCGTGAAGTGCGCGGCGGCATCGCGTTCGAAACCGAAGAAGCGAAGTTCATTTTTAACGCCGAGCGCCGTATCGACCGTGTGGAAGCCGTGGTGCGTAACGATGCCCACAAGCTAATTGAAGAGTGCATGATTCTGGCGAATATCTCCGCCGCGAGATTTGTGGAGAAAAACGAAGAGCCTGCGCTGTTCCGCGTACACGATCAGCCGAGTGAAGATCATGTATTAGCCCTGCGCAGCGTGCTGGGCGAGCTGGGGCTGACGCTGAAAGGCGGAATGAAGCCACAGCCGAAAGACTACGCGGAATTGATGAATGAGGTAGCGGAGCGTCCCGATCGGGAAATGCTGCAAACTATGCTACTGCGTTCCATGAAGCAGGCGATTTATGACCCGGAAAATCGGGGTCACTTCGGTCTGGCATTGACGTCTTACGGCCACTTTACGTCGCCGATTCGTCGTTATCCTGACCTGTCGCTGCACCGTGCGATTAAATATCTGCTGAGCAATCGCCATGAGCGTTGGACACCAACGGGCGGCTGGCATAGCGATATTAACGAGATGCTACAGCTGGGCATGCATTGTTCGATGACGGAGCGCCGTGCGGATGAAGCGACGCGCGACGTTGCGGACTGGCTGAAGTGCGACTTTATGCAGGATCACGTGGGGGAAGTCTTTACGGGAATCATCTCCAGCGTGACCGGCTTTGGCTTCTTCGTGCGTCTGAAAGATCTGTTTATTGATGGGCTGGTGCATGTTTCTACGCTGGATAATGACTACTACCGTTACGATAATATCGGTCAGCGCCTGATCGGTGAATCGCGCGGGCAGGTTTATCGCCTGGGCGATGAAGTCGAAATTCGCGTTGAGGCGGTGCATATGGATGAGCGCAACATTGATTTTGCGCTGATTTCCAGCACGCGCAAGGTCCGTGGCGAAGGGAAAACCGCGCGCGACCGCGCGAAGAAACCGGAATCGCGTGAGGCTAAGCCAGCCCGACGTCGTCGCAGCGCCAGCAAAGCGCCAGCAAACTTTGAACCGGATGCCGCGTTCCGTAAAGAAGGCGACCGCAACGCGAAATCGGATAAGCCAAAAGCCAAACCGAAAAAGAACCGCGATAAAGCGAAAAAGAACGCGGAAAAAACGCGTAAAATCGCCGCCGCAACCAAAGCGAAACGGGCGAAGAAAAAGTCTGCTGAGTAA